The sequence AGAACGTGTTGGCCGGTTGAAGACTCTGTCGTGGTTTTCTCTTGATATGAAATCCCGATCCCTGTTTCTATGGAGTATGCTGTCCATCACTGAACTTTGGCTCAATTCCTCCGAAGACTGTTCTTGATGGGAGCTTAAAAGGTCTTCTGCAGCAGCAAAATCATCATTACAGCATTAGAAATTATATGAAACCGCAACAATTCCTGAAGCGACAAAGTCAGTGTCTCACCTGAAGTCCTGAGTGACCGTCTCCATCGTGAACCACCACAGGTGAAAATAACCGCTCGGATAAACTCGCGACCGCAGAGCTTGACACCATATACTGGGTCCTCCATTGTCTCAACTTCCTTTGCCAGAAGACACGCTACCAGTAGCACAACTTTCCACATAGCACCCCAAGGAAAGAAAAGCAGCACAACAATGACAAAGTATATAGAATGCTTTCTGAAGCAATTAGGTTTCTCTCTCCCTGTTTGCAACGGCTATGACTGTCTGGGGGTGACCCGAGCGGGGCTTTATAAAGGGCTTTGAAATCCTGCCGGGTCGACATGCATATTGCGCATGCAGAGAATGGAAGATTTGACAGGGAGATACAGTCAGAGACCTTTATGAAGAATGAAAAGCGGACCAAAGGTCGGAAGACTGTGAAGTGCTTTCGTCACCTCAGTTTCATAAGTAAAACATGCCATAACGATGAATCAAAAGTATACTTTTATGGATCATAATGACAATCACTTGAATAATAGGCAAATGGAGTGAGCtgcataacaaaaataacatttggcCAGTTGTTACGAAAATGTAATTCGACTTACTTGGGTATAACTGAACAACAAGATTCAAGATTGCATCCTATTGAAAGGCAATGCAGTTATTGTGGTTGTACCTTTATTTAGTGGTACATGACGATGAG comes from Doryrhamphus excisus isolate RoL2022-K1 chromosome 15, RoL_Dexc_1.0, whole genome shotgun sequence and encodes:
- the LOC131103194 gene encoding relaxin-3-like — translated: MWKVVLLVACLLAKEVETMEDPVYGVKLCGREFIRAVIFTCGGSRWRRSLRTSEDLLSSHQEQSSEELSQSSVMDSILHRNRDRDFISRENHDRVFNRPTRSFITEEILEALRKADRKGRDVVVGLSNACCKWGCSKSEISSLC